One Halobacterium zhouii genomic region harbors:
- a CDS encoding FlaD/FlaE family flagellar protein produces MTLNPREYDPEELRRAAQQTDDSDIRDLKERLSEQEESVEEAVRSGQLKQLLFMESSAGEERLSRPYLESMPGKYAAEITLFEWLDFLLERGGVKRSLKAIGYYESIGWVGESAASELRDHVRGFAGPADADDHEDLGMTDHVLSLVFIGRLASMETQ; encoded by the coding sequence ATGACACTCAACCCACGCGAGTACGACCCGGAGGAGTTGCGGAGAGCGGCACAGCAGACCGACGACAGCGACATCCGCGACCTCAAAGAGCGCCTCTCCGAGCAGGAAGAGAGCGTCGAGGAGGCGGTCCGCTCCGGACAGCTCAAACAGTTGCTGTTCATGGAGTCGAGCGCGGGAGAGGAGCGACTCAGTCGCCCCTATCTCGAGTCGATGCCGGGGAAGTACGCGGCAGAGATTACGCTCTTCGAGTGGCTGGACTTCCTCCTCGAGCGCGGCGGCGTGAAGCGCTCGCTGAAGGCCATTGGCTACTACGAGAGCATCGGATGGGTCGGTGAGAGCGCGGCGTCGGAGCTCCGCGACCACGTTCGCGGGTTCGCGGGGCCGGCCGACGCGGACGACCACGAGGACCTCGGGATGACAGACCACGTGTTGAGTCTGGTGTTCATCGGCCGACTCGCTTCGATGGAGACGCAGTAG
- a CDS encoding FlaD/FlaE family flagellar protein: MKLIHLTPTALAVAQFGTLAVGMASWLDEDEDDGGSGQPEGDDEFGMDEEFDDDFDDEFGSFDGMDDGGGGADSSVNELESRIEELETEVSNVSSKANTVRSENEQISESVDDVEENVRKLLEIYEMVTRGVNPFVDDVEGAGGVGGGGGAESFGLFDDEEGDEDEEEELDADIADADANDFFDDDAFDEGEELDDGEFGEDEFGDDELGGEFDEMDDGEMDDGEMDADEDDVDDESGGGTSFEELKEEYESGDAEWAEGDDVEDGIEAEEKDDIGFDDSDLEADAETETASDDTGEFEFDEDDVTTDAGEESPDDGPSAPALGLRSQSDGPHLAEPPTGYLADVVSLEFLEYLLSEFGPKNTVRTLNYYERIGWIGEPVRDHLFDLLEGLTDSDYLYREEFGTTQLTMDDHLESLEYIEELASGDIERSIIDRCEDLQRNGIQR; encoded by the coding sequence ATGAAGCTTATCCACCTCACCCCGACTGCGCTCGCCGTCGCCCAGTTCGGGACGCTGGCCGTTGGGATGGCCAGTTGGCTCGACGAGGACGAGGACGACGGCGGCTCTGGGCAACCCGAGGGGGACGACGAGTTCGGGATGGACGAGGAGTTCGACGACGACTTCGACGACGAGTTCGGCTCCTTCGACGGGATGGACGACGGTGGCGGTGGGGCGGACTCCTCGGTGAACGAACTCGAAAGCCGCATCGAGGAACTGGAGACTGAGGTATCGAACGTCTCCTCGAAGGCGAACACCGTCCGGAGCGAGAACGAACAGATCAGCGAGAGCGTCGACGACGTCGAGGAGAACGTCCGGAAGCTTCTGGAGATCTACGAGATGGTTACTCGTGGCGTCAATCCGTTCGTCGACGACGTGGAGGGGGCGGGCGGCGTCGGCGGCGGCGGTGGTGCGGAGAGCTTCGGTCTGTTCGACGACGAGGAGGGCGACGAGGACGAGGAGGAGGAACTCGACGCCGACATCGCCGACGCGGACGCGAACGACTTCTTCGACGACGACGCGTTCGACGAAGGCGAGGAACTCGACGACGGGGAGTTCGGGGAGGACGAGTTCGGTGACGACGAACTCGGTGGAGAGTTCGACGAGATGGACGACGGTGAGATGGATGACGGTGAGATGGACGCAGACGAGGATGACGTGGACGACGAATCGGGGGGTGGCACGTCCTTCGAGGAACTCAAAGAAGAGTACGAGTCGGGCGACGCGGAGTGGGCCGAGGGCGACGACGTCGAAGACGGCATCGAGGCCGAAGAGAAAGACGACATCGGGTTCGACGACTCGGACCTCGAAGCGGACGCAGAGACCGAGACGGCTTCGGACGACACCGGTGAGTTCGAGTTCGACGAAGACGACGTCACTACAGACGCGGGCGAGGAGTCGCCCGACGACGGGCCGTCGGCGCCAGCCCTCGGCCTCCGGTCGCAGAGCGACGGCCCCCACCTCGCGGAGCCGCCGACGGGGTATCTCGCGGACGTCGTCTCCCTGGAGTTCCTGGAGTACCTGCTCTCGGAGTTCGGCCCGAAGAACACGGTCCGGACGTTGAACTACTACGAGCGCATCGGGTGGATCGGCGAACCGGTTCGAGACCACCTCTTCGACCTCCTCGAGGGGTTGACGGACTCGGACTACCTCTACCGCGAGGAGTTCGGGACGACCCAACTGACGATGGACGACCACCTCGAGAGCCTCGAGTACATCGAGGAGTTGGCGAGTGGCGACATCGAGCGC